One window of the Bartonella bacilliformis KC583 genome contains the following:
- a CDS encoding site-specific integrase produces MSTCFVKPCNQAGIKKSAHGLRKLAATRAANSGATVSQMRALFGWTEDSMASLYPKRADRKNLF; encoded by the coding sequence TTGTCAACATGTTTCGTAAAGCCCTGTAACCAGGCAGGCATAAAAAAATCAGCCCATGGATTAAGAAAATTGGCTGCAACAAGAGCAGCCAATTCAGGAGCTACAGTTTCACAAATGAGAGCACTTTTTGGGTGGACCGAAGATAGCATGGCATCCCTTTATCCTAAGAGGGCAGATCGCAAAAACTTGTTCTAG
- a CDS encoding Vomp family autotransporter, which translates to MKKLYLIPEENDLNCHHSLRCSPLVKAVSLGTVMAALLSSVSPVFAANVAILGSNVQSSNDGSIPYSNGSHGSIVLAGDNNWCGVDNVTDRGKHLPQSSRAVKEISAEEQYERFVNNGEFFNRHPYGVTTEQVKWEADGVTSSNGGYMGSSTTGGHSNVMPTAFGVYSFATGCGSYASGNYSTAFGAGATTNGGGAQAYGVSALAKGQATIAMGVGAEAWDTSAVAVGGRAVALGKNSVALGTKAKASGDYGVALGTEALAKQRGSIAIGGDIPQEENDQGKRFGAMVEAENAIAIGVRSYASEDSKEAVAIGLSAQVRDEAGIALGRGAVVRQGGSAGVAIGASAHVIADTGVALGTASIASTEHNVSGYNPATGATTKSSDHVWVSTRGAVSIGDVSQKVTRQITGVAAGSEMTDAVNVAQLKALRETIDKGWMLTVNGADATPVGADGLDFSVENPNLDTPNLSIVRSGNKLTFDLAEHIQVGRITTGLSSLSNAGLVIKGCNDGTACKNGPSVTAGGINAGDKTLTGVADAVLDNDAVNFSQLKALKETVDKGWMLTVNGSDATPVGADGADFSVGSSNLVITKDNKNKLTFDLAKDINVNSIKVGKISLDNNSVMIEGGPQISADGADFASKNIRGVADGVLDGDAVNFSQLKALKETVDKGWMLTVNGADATPVGADGADFSVGSSNLVITKDNKNKLTFDLAEHIEVGRITTGLSSLSNAGLVIKGCNDGTACKNGPSVTAGGINAGDKTLTGLADGVLDGDAVNVAQLNKVKEAIKGSGLIQQGENEDENGRITIGAGNSGTEINILNKDGVRRTISGISGGKVTEESTEAINGAQLWETNEEVHNLNHRVDETHTNVSQYFGGGADISSGKAPTYTIEGKQYNNVGSAFSAVNDSLDNIQNEISRHFGQIYTISDIFSHYFGGGAGYNNGKWTAPTYEVSHFGTNGTSSEKAYNNVADAFGGVNESMSGMNDRLQEVENKVDQNKAESDSLGWSKDKGAYDASHDGKPSKIVNVADGQVAQGSEDAVNGGQLWETNERVTNVENKVNDVSKQVDSIENTVNHFADGAVSYQRDESGKKTNKVVLQGGDSGKPVTIDNVADGKIEKGSQEAVNGGQLHDYTQEQMKLVLNDAKKYTDGKIKNIVVNAIDDAVSQAKGYTDMKFEALSYGIEGARKEARQAAAIGLAVSNLRYNDTPGRLSFAFGSGMWRSQSAFALGTGYTSEDGKIQSNFSATTAGGHWGIGAGVSITLN; encoded by the coding sequence ATGAAAAAATTGTATCTAATACCAGAGGAGAATGATTTAAATTGTCATCATTCTCTTCGTTGTTCACCTTTGGTTAAAGCGGTTTCGTTAGGAACTGTCATGGCTGCACTTTTATCAAGTGTTTCTCCTGTTTTCGCTGCTAATGTTGCTATACTAGGAAGCAATGTTCAAAGCTCGAACGATGGTAGTATTCCTTATTCAAATGGTAGTCATGGAAGTATTGTTTTGGCTGGTGATAATAATTGGTGTGGTGTGGATAATGTTACTGATCGTGGTAAACATTTACCACAGTCATCAAGAGCAGTGAAAGAAATCAGTGCAGAGGAGCAATATGAGAGATTTGTTAATAATGGCGAGTTTTTCAACCGTCATCCTTATGGTGTTACGACTGAACAGGTTAAGTGGGAAGCTGATGGTGTAACATCCTCCAACGGTGGTTATATGGGGAGCTCTACTACCGGTGGTCATAGTAACGTTATGCCTACTGCTTTTGGGGTTTATTCCTTTGCGACTGGTTGTGGATCTTATGCGTCAGGTAATTATTCAACAGCTTTTGGTGCAGGTGCAACTACAAATGGTGGGGGAGCACAAGCCTATGGTGTTTCTGCGCTTGCTAAAGGGCAAGCAACTATTGCTATGGGGGTAGGAGCGGAGGCATGGGATACATCTGCGGTTGCTGTTGGTGGGCGTGCAGTTGCACTTGGTAAAAATAGTGTTGCTTTAGGGACCAAAGCAAAGGCAAGTGGCGATTATGGGGTTGCTTTAGGTACAGAAGCTTTAGCCAAGCAGCGGGGTTCTATTGCAATAGGTGGTGATATCCCACAGGAAGAAAATGATCAAGGTAAGAGATTTGGAGCAATGGTGGAAGCTGAAAATGCTATTGCGATAGGTGTTAGATCTTACGCTTCAGAAGATTCTAAAGAAGCGGTTGCCATTGGGTTAAGCGCACAGGTGCGTGATGAAGCTGGTATTGCTTTGGGCAGGGGAGCTGTCGTTAGGCAAGGTGGGAGTGCTGGGGTTGCTATTGGTGCGAGTGCACATGTAATTGCTGATACTGGTGTTGCTTTGGGTACTGCATCCATTGCTAGTACTGAGCATAACGTTTCTGGTTATAATCCTGCGACTGGTGCCACAACAAAGAGTAGTGATCACGTATGGGTGAGTACAAGGGGTGCAGTTAGCATTGGTGATGTTAGTCAGAAGGTAACACGGCAGATTACAGGGGTTGCAGCTGGTAGTGAAATGACTGATGCTGTTAATGTTGCACAGTTAAAAGCATTAAGAGAAACGATAGACAAAGGTTGGATGCTTACTGTTAACGGTGCAGATGCTACGCCTGTTGGTGCAGATGGCTTAGATTTTTCAGTTGAAAATCCCAATTTGGATACTCCTAACCTGAGCATTGTGAGATCAGGCAATAAGCTAACATTTGATCTAGCTGAGCATATTCAAGTTGGTCGTATAACAACAGGATTGAGCAGCTTAAGCAATGCCGGTTTGGTGATTAAAGGGTGTAATGATGGTACTGCCTGTAAGAATGGTCCATCAGTAACTGCTGGTGGTATTAATGCTGGAGATAAAACACTTACAGGGGTTGCAGATGCTGTTTTAGATAATGATGCCGTTAATTTTTCACAGTTGAAAGCATTAAAAGAAACGGTAGACAAAGGTTGGATGCTTACTGTTAACGGTTCAGATGCTACGCCTGTTGGTGCAGATGGTGCAGATTTTTCAGTTGGAAGTAGTAATCTTGTCATAACAAAAGATAACAAAAATAAGCTAACTTTTGATTTGGCTAAAGACATTAATGTGAATAGCATAAAAGTAGGAAAAATCAGCTTAGATAATAATAGCGTAATGATCGAAGGGGGGCCTCAGATAAGTGCTGATGGTGCTGATTTTGCGTCTAAAAATATTCGTGGAGTAGCAGATGGTGTTTTAGACGGTGATGCCGTTAATTTTTCACAGTTGAAAGCATTAAAAGAAACGGTAGACAAAGGTTGGATGCTTACTGTTAACGGTGCAGATGCTACGCCTGTTGGTGCAGATGGTGCAGATTTTTCAGTTGGAAGTAGTAATCTTGTTATAACAAAAGATAACAAAAACAAGCTAACTTTTGATTTGGCTGAGCACATTGAAGTTGGTCGCATAACAACAGGATTGAGCAGTTTAAGTAATGCTGGTTTAGTGATTAAAGGGTGTAATGATGGTACTGCTTGTAAGAATGGTCCATCAGTAACTGCTGGTGGTATTAATGCTGGAGATAAAACACTTACAGGATTAGCAGATGGTGTTTTAGACGGTGATGCCGTTAATGTTGCACAGCTAAACAAGGTAAAAGAGGCAATAAAAGGAAGTGGCCTTATTCAGCAAGGAGAAAATGAAGATGAAAATGGTCGTATCACCATTGGTGCAGGAAATAGTGGCACTGAAATTAATATCTTGAATAAGGATGGTGTAAGGCGGACTATTTCCGGTATTTCAGGTGGTAAAGTTACAGAAGAATCAACTGAAGCTATTAATGGTGCACAGCTTTGGGAAACTAATGAAGAGGTTCATAACTTAAATCATCGTGTTGATGAAACTCATACAAACGTATCACAATATTTCGGCGGTGGTGCGGACATAAGTAGTGGTAAAGCACCAACTTACACTATTGAAGGAAAGCAATATAATAATGTTGGCTCTGCCTTTTCTGCTGTTAATGATTCTCTTGATAATATTCAGAATGAGATTTCCAGACACTTTGGCCAGATTTATACTATAAGCGATATATTTTCTCATTATTTTGGCGGTGGCGCTGGATATAATAATGGAAAATGGACAGCTCCTACTTACGAGGTTTCTCACTTCGGTACTAATGGTACCTCTAGTGAAAAGGCCTATAACAATGTTGCTGATGCTTTTGGTGGTGTGAATGAGAGTATGTCCGGCATGAATGATCGCCTTCAGGAAGTTGAAAACAAGGTAGATCAAAACAAAGCAGAGTCAGATTCTTTAGGTTGGAGCAAGGATAAAGGAGCTTATGATGCTAGTCATGACGGTAAGCCCAGTAAGATTGTTAATGTAGCCGATGGTCAAGTCGCGCAAGGTTCAGAAGATGCTGTCAATGGTGGTCAGCTTTGGGAGACTAATGAGCGTGTTACTAACGTTGAAAATAAAGTAAATGATGTTAGTAAACAGGTTGATAGTATTGAAAATACGGTTAACCATTTTGCCGATGGAGCCGTTAGCTATCAAAGAGATGAGAGTGGCAAAAAGACTAATAAAGTTGTTTTACAAGGTGGAGATTCTGGTAAACCTGTAACTATTGACAATGTTGCTGATGGTAAAATTGAAAAAGGATCACAAGAAGCAGTTAACGGTGGTCAGTTGCATGATTATACTCAGGAACAGATGAAACTTGTTCTCAATGATGCAAAAAAATACACGGATGGTAAAATAAAGAATATCGTTGTTAATGCCATCGACGATGCTGTTTCTCAGGCTAAAGGCTATACAGATATGAAGTTTGAGGCCTTAAGTTATGGGATTGAAGGTGCACGTAAAGAGGCTAGACAGGCTGCAGCGATTGGTTTGGCAGTGTCTAACTTGCGTTATAATGATACACCTGGAAGATTAAGTTTTGCGTTTGGAAGTGGTATGTGGCGCAGTCAATCCGCATTTGCTTTGGGTACGGGTTATACGTCTGAAGATGGAAAGATCCAATCTAATTTTTCTGCGACTACTGCTGGAGGCCATTGGGGTATAGGTGCGGGAGTAAGTATTACACTGAATTAA